ACTTTCTCATTAGCTTCCAGGATACCCAGCTCTTCAGCCAGTGATTTGGAAGTATCGGCCAGCATTGGGAACTGCAGACCACGCAGATCTTCGTGATCTCTTCTCCATGCAGCATGTACAAACTCGGAATCAGTAGAAGCACCAATTAAGATAGCATCACGATCAACGAAATCCTGGTAATGTTTGTTGAATTCAGCAATCTCCGTAGGACAAACAAAAGTGAAATCTTTTGGCCACCAGAACATCACTAACCATTTACCGGAATTTTTCAGTTCCTCAGAGCTCAGTTCGTAGAACTCTTTACCTTTCTCGATAGATACTACTGCCGTCTTCTTGAACTCAGGAAACTGTGCTCCTAAAGATAATGTTACATTCTTCATTGTGCGTATATGATTTGTTATTTACGTTATATTGCTTTTATATATTCCCAGTGAGAGCACCACTATTACATTCACATAGATTCTATATGTCCTGTATGGTTATCCGGGTGCAAAATTGCGGGTATGTTCATTATTAATCAAATAGATTTTCAACTACCCCTTCATTGAAATTCTCTATATGCCCCCAAAAACTGCTCTCCTGCTGGTATTCCACTATTTTTTCTTTAAAAATAAGTGTCCTTAATACTTTTTTAACATAAAGTGAAGGCAAACGGAACAATTTGGCACGTTATTTAGTTATATATAGTACCCAAATTTCAATAATAAAATAAAACGACAGGCTATGAAACTTAAAAACGTACTCTTAGTGATCTTTACGATTGGTATTGCGCTCATTCCGTTAATTAAAAACGGTTTAGGTAAACATGATGAATTTGATGCAACCCAAGATCTATTCATTTAATGGTTAATGCGCAAATAGTGCCGTATCCAGTAACCAAGTGCTTTCCTAACAGAAAGCAGGCACTGTTATGCCGGTCAATTTATCGTAGAATGGGAAATCTATCCCATTTGCTGATTGATTATCAATGTTATTCTCTGCCAATTCACTAATATTTCATTAGTTGCCGTTGCGGGGATAACACCCGCATGACACTCAGGTATACGCTTCCACCTCAGGCAGGTGGATGTCAACAAAAAAGGAATTACGAATTATAATTAATTGGTAATTCCTATTTTGTTGCCCGCTCGTGAACAAGACTGTCATAATGACCATCATAAATCTACCGGATATCGTAAAACGACTACCGACAACCATCATAAAAAAGGCTTTCGCTACACTGCGAAAGCCTTTTTGCTATAATAGTATTTTACCTCAAAATTCCAGGTAGATTCCACATTTCATTGACACAGATGTTGTTAAACATCCACAGCGTCAGGTTACATTGTTAATCAGATCGCCGAAGCTCCTGATACCCAGCATCTTCACCGATTTGAATCCTTCCGCATAAGGTACACCTACCATCTTGCCAAAAGTGGCGTCTCTCGCTATCACACTTTCGAAAAATGCCGGAGAAGAAATATAGGTCTTCGGCTCATTATCCGCGGCTGGTGCGAGGAACTGGGTCTTATAAGCCCTTATTGCCTCTTTTTTACGTTCTATCACAGGTGTCACATCTACTACGAAATCAGGCGTCTCGTAACGGTCCTGCAGGAAATTAAAGACCTGTTTAGGCCTCCAGGGGGCCTGCAACGTACCCTTCTCATCCACGGTTTCAATTCGTCTCAGACCTGCCAGAAAACAGCTGTCTGCTATCAGACGGGCGGCCCTTCCGTGGTCAGGATGTCTGTCCTCAAATGCATTCGCCAGTACAATCTCCGGCTGATATTTACGGATCGCTGCGATCAGCTTCATCTGCTCCTCCGTATCATTACGGAAGAACCCGTCTTTCAGTCCCAGGTTATCTCTTACAGATAATCCCATTACCACAGCTGCGTCCGCAGCTTCCGCCGCCCTTATTTCAGGGGTACCACGCGTGCCGAGCTCTCCTTTTGTCAGGTCCAGTACGCCTACTTTCATCCCCTGTGCTGCATGTACCATCAGGGTACCTGCACAAGCCAGCTCCACATCATCAGGATGCGCAGCAATAGCCAGTATATCTACTTTCATCAGATATGTCCTTTCTTTTGGTGGAGTGCAAAGATAGTGCTTAGTTCGTCTTGGTGCGGATCATCACCATAGGGATATTCGTGTTACTACAGCCAACTCCCGTCGGCTTACCGTTTAACTCGCCGTTAAACATCACGTTAATACTGTCAATATCTTTCCTGAGCAGGGCTGCTAGCATCTGTTCCTTGCTGGTATTGATGAGTGACCCATCGAGCAGATACTGAAAAGAGCTATCATTGCCGGCCTTCTCCAACTGCTTTTTATATTCAGGTGATATTTCTGCGAACATCCGGGTATAGCGTTTCCGGGCAAAATCCACTGTCTCAATGAAGATGACACCGTTCTCCCCCTCCGGACCATATTTTTCCTTCAGCTTCTTGCCTTTTACAATATCTATCAGGGCTATCTTGCTGGGATCCAGTCCCTCCATTCCCTTTTTACTCAGTATACTGTCAACGAAAATAAGGGCGTTCTGCGGTACGCCAGGTACCGAACTCAGGTCTTGTGACATAGCTGCAGTTCCGCATATAAGCAGACATGCGATTATCAGAAATCTTAAATGCATACATGAATGTACGGCAGATTTGCCAGAAAGGCGGGGGACCTATGTAGAAGGGATTGTTAAAATGAGAAATGGTCAGCCATAATGATCAATTGACCAGAAGGGTTAATAGTTATACGCACGTGAACCTCTGTACATCTCGATCTCCTGCACGATGACCTCAATGTCTTTATCCTCCTGGAGATCATATTCACTCTTCAGGTTACCGCCGAAGAAAAAGGCAACTGTTTGCCACATACGGGCAGAGAACCCGCCTTTGAGCTCTTTGATGATCTCATAACAGTTCTCCCCTGTCTCACGACTGATCAGCTTCATGAGCACCTTGCCCTGATAAACAGACAGGTTTTCGAGCTTGTTGCCAAACTCAGCCTTCATCTTCTTCTCTATTTCTGCAAGGTATTTCTTCTTCTCCTTTTTATCATGCAGTGTCGCCAGGTGGGCATTCACATCTTTCAATATCCGGGAGGCTGATTTAGCGTAAGGATAGGTGACATATACCGCATTGCGCAAGCGCGTCCAGGCTTCCCGCTGTTTACGGAACTTCCTGGGTAGCTTTTCTACGACTTCGAAAATCTGTAAGGTGATGTAAGGAATGGTGTCAGAACCGACTACAATCGCACTCACTGCTATATTATCTGCCCCATGACGTTCCTGGGCATTTACCCTAAGGCCCGCAAAGCATGTAAAGCCGGCAAACAGGATGATGAAAGCGGTGAGACGACGCATAAACTCCTAATGTAATCTTAAAATTATACTAAAGATATGCTAAATAAATGATAGCTCACGTGAGCTGTAAAGCGAATAAATAAGATTATTAAAATATTAACGTATGCCAGTTGGCCGCCGGGGAAAAGCGTATTCATAGAAAAGCCTCTTCTGTAAATTAATTGAAATTAAACTTTAAGTAAACGATAGTATGGATTAATAATCAGCCAATTATGTAAATTAAGGAAGGAATGTATAGTAGGATCGTAGCACGTAGATAGCTGATATTCCCTACTACTATATTACGCAAAATATTTATCATCACCTATTATTAGTTGAAATTAAATTCTAACTAACCCGTGGTTAAGCCGGTTTTTTCATAGTGTCATGTCAATCAGTCGCTTTATCGGCTATCCAGCTGCTCAGGGTCAACACCTGCCCTCTCCTTCGACTAGCAGCTGTACGAATGAAGAAAAATCTACTGTAAACTGGTTTTCAATTCGTTACCTTATAATATTTGAATATTTATAGCCATTTTTCTATTCACCTCTACACACCTGCTACAACAGAAAACAAACTTTCATATCCTTCTGATTATCAAATATATAATACACTTTACTCAGTATTAAAATGGAACAGAATAGCCGCTGATTAACACTTAGTTGCATCCTAAGGCTGCAATCAACATCATTACGGTTTACCTGTAGTTCACACAACGTATCCTATCCACCTGCCATGCATTTTTCAACCTCCAAAACTGCAACTGTTATTCATACCAGCAGGGCACCAACAGGTCACTTCAAGGTCACTTAAAGGGCACTTCAATATCCCCTAGATATTGAAGTGCCCTTTAAGTGACCTTGAAGTGGCCTATAGATGATAACATAGTAAGCCGATCAGGACATGAAAAAAAGGCGGACGTATCACAAACATGTCTGATACGTCCGCCTTTTTAGTAAAAGCGATATTCACCCTACATACAAGATATTACCAAAATAAAATAGGCCTGCTATCACCTGTCGTGATCGCAGACCCTACTTCCCTGGTCTTTAATGTTTGCCGGATATGCTTATCAACTCAACCCTGGTTTTTAGGAAATGTACGTTAGAAGTGGTTGAATTTGTCTGTAAGCAAGATAAGGCTTTCTGTGTTTATCTTTTATCTCACAGGCACCAGCCCCAGCTTATTTTCAGCAAAGGCCTGTATAGCCTTCTCGACGGCAGGCACATCACCGGAGGTAAGATAACAACCGATCACATGTGCATTAGCATTCGGGATGGCTACCGCCTCTTTCAGTTGCGGGGGCGTACCCAGCTGATTATGCATCTCAAGGATAGCTGACACCTTTACGGTCCCGTCCTGATGGGTCGCATCACGGTAATAATAGAGATTAAGTACAGGCTGCCTGATACTATGAAACAGCCCTGGTTCCATCGTTGTCTCCAGCAGACTTTCCAGCTCCACTACTCCTTCCAGCCGGTATTTATTATACCAGTATTTACCTATTTCCGGCGTCTCTGACGGCGATTGCCTGTATTTTCCGTTACAAACCAACTGCGCCAGTTGTAATCCCCAGGGATTATTAGCCAGGAATGCCATATCATCATTGATCGCGATATTCGGAGACATATTGATGATAGCAAATATATCATTGGGGTAGGTAGCTGCCAGTTTCAGCCCCAGCGTACTGCCCGTGGAACATGTTACCAGGATCACCTTTTCACCCAAAGCTTTTCCAATGCTCAGTGCCTCCTTGGCGTCCTGCCACAGACCGGTGGCGGTCATCGTCAGCAGCGGTTCAGCAGTATCCAGGCCATGGGCATCCAGCCGGGACAGGAACAGGTTACAACCATATCTTTCCGCGAAATGACGGTGCACCGGGTCGCCTTCTTCCTGACTGGCAGAAAATCCATGGAGATATACCACGCTGTAAGGCGTCTTACGATGCAGGGAGTCATACCAGACGATCCGGGCTTCATTGTCAGGTTTCAGCTTGTGTCCCTGCTCTTTGTCACGGATATACTGATCCAGTGCGGGGGATTGCTGTGGTACGGTGGGTAATAGTGGATCGTACCGGGGAGTGGCGGGTCTTGGGCCAAGATAATATACGATTATCAGGGCAGCAACGACGATCAGGGATATTCTCAGCCAGCTGCTTTTCATGGGAGTTTGTGTGTTGTTTTATTCCGGGAGGCAGGATTAGCTGGCACCTGCCTCCGGGAATAAAAGCGTTATGACTGAATGGTTTTTGCCTTTGCCTTGTTCGCTTTCACAC
The DNA window shown above is from Chitinophaga agri and carries:
- a CDS encoding DUF4294 domain-containing protein, whose amino-acid sequence is MRRLTAFIILFAGFTCFAGLRVNAQERHGADNIAVSAIVVGSDTIPYITLQIFEVVEKLPRKFRKQREAWTRLRNAVYVTYPYAKSASRILKDVNAHLATLHDKKEKKKYLAEIEKKMKAEFGNKLENLSVYQGKVLMKLISRETGENCYEIIKELKGGFSARMWQTVAFFFGGNLKSEYDLQEDKDIEVIVQEIEMYRGSRAYNY
- a CDS encoding peroxiredoxin, which codes for MKNVTLSLGAQFPEFKKTAVVSIEKGKEFYELSSEELKNSGKWLVMFWWPKDFTFVCPTEIAEFNKHYQDFVDRDAILIGASTDSEFVHAAWRRDHEDLRGLQFPMLADTSKSLAEELGILEANEKVAYRATFIVDPQGIVRWVSLYDLNVGRSVKEVLRVLDALQTDELCPCNWEKGQATLNA
- a CDS encoding alpha/beta hydrolase, with the protein product MKSSWLRISLIVVAALIIVYYLGPRPATPRYDPLLPTVPQQSPALDQYIRDKEQGHKLKPDNEARIVWYDSLHRKTPYSVVYLHGFSASQEEGDPVHRHFAERYGCNLFLSRLDAHGLDTAEPLLTMTATGLWQDAKEALSIGKALGEKVILVTCSTGSTLGLKLAATYPNDIFAIINMSPNIAINDDMAFLANNPWGLQLAQLVCNGKYRQSPSETPEIGKYWYNKYRLEGVVELESLLETTMEPGLFHSIRQPVLNLYYYRDATHQDGTVKVSAILEMHNQLGTPPQLKEAVAIPNANAHVIGCYLTSGDVPAVEKAIQAFAENKLGLVPVR
- the bshB1 gene encoding bacillithiol biosynthesis deacetylase BshB1, with amino-acid sequence MKVDILAIAAHPDDVELACAGTLMVHAAQGMKVGVLDLTKGELGTRGTPEIRAAEAADAAVVMGLSVRDNLGLKDGFFRNDTEEQMKLIAAIRKYQPEIVLANAFEDRHPDHGRAARLIADSCFLAGLRRIETVDEKGTLQAPWRPKQVFNFLQDRYETPDFVVDVTPVIERKKEAIRAYKTQFLAPAADNEPKTYISSPAFFESVIARDATFGKMVGVPYAEGFKSVKMLGIRSFGDLINNVT